ATCCGGGAATTGGATCCGGAAGTTGCGGCCTTTTTGCAACTGAATGAGGAGCAGGCGACTGCACGTGCTAAAGAATTGGAGCAGACACCCGCCAGTGAACGAGGGCCGTTGTTTGGTATGCCGATCGGTGTGAAAGACAATATTGTAACCGAAGGAATTGAAACGACCGCCTCAAGCCGTATTCTGGAAGGTTTTATCCCGATTTATGATGCGACGGTCGTCCGGAAATTGAAAGACGCCGGTATGGTCATCACCGGTAAGCTGAACATGGACGAATTCGCGATGGGTTCTTCCAATGAGAACTCGTATTATAAGAAAACAAAAAACCCGTGGAACCTTCAGACGGTTCCAGGCGGGTCATCCGGCGGATCAGCGGCTGCAGTGGCAGCAGGGGAAGTGCCGTTTGCTCTTGGTTCTGATACTGGCGGATCCATCCGGCAGCCAGCCGCTTTCTGCGGAGTCGTCGGCATGAAACCGACATATGGCCGCGTTTCGCGTTTCGGCCTGATTGCTTTTGCTTCATCCCTTGATCAAATCGGTCCGGTAACCCGGACTGTTGAAGATAATGCGAAACTGCTGCAAGTGATTTCAGGACACGATGACATGGATTCGACATCAGCCGACGTGCCGGTTCCTGATTTTGCCGCTGCGCTCACAGGGGATATCAAAGGACTGCGGATCGGTGTGCCGAAAGAGTATTTAGGCGAAGGCGTCAGTGAAGGAGCCAGACAGGCTGTGCTGGATGCGCTCCGCGTCTTGGAAGAAAAAGGCGCGACATGGGAAGAGATTTCAATGCCGCATTCCAAGTATGCATTGTCTACGTACTATCTGCTGTCGTCTTCAGAAGCTTCCTCGAATCTTGCCCGATTCGATGGTATCCGCTACGGTTACCGGACAAATCAGGCGGAAAATTTGCTTGATTTCTATATGAACACGCGGGCAGAAGGCTTTGGCGATGAAGTGAAGCGGCGTATTATGCTCGGGACCTATGCACTCAGCTCGGGATATTATGATGCTTACTATAAAAAGGCCCAGAAAACCCGGACGCTGATCAAGCAGGATTTCGATCAGGCTTTTGAAAAATTCGATGTGATCATTGGACCGACAACACCGACACCGTCATTCAATATCGGTGAGAAAATCGATGATCCGCTGACGATGTATGCAAACGACATTTTAACCATTCCAGTAAACCTTGCCGGTATTCCGGCCATTTCAGTGCCATGCGGTTTTGATAATGGGCTGCCGCTCGGTCTGCAGATCATTGGGCGCCCATTTGATGAAGAAACGATTTATCGGACAGCACATGTATTCGAACAGGCAACGGACTTCCACAAACAGAAGCCGGGACTGTGGGAGGTGGCAGCAAAATGAATTTTGAAACAATCATTGGACTTGAAGTGCACGTTGAGCTGAAGACAGATTCAAAAATGTTTTCGCCATCACCGGCTCATTTCGGGGCAGAACCCAATACGAATACGAATGTAATTGATCTCGGATACCCGGGTGTACTCCCGGTCGTGAATAAACGGGCCGTGGAATTCGGCATGCGGGCTGCGCTTGCGCTGAATTGTGAAATCGCCCGCCATACGAAGTTCGACCGGAAAAACTACTTTTATCCGGATAATCCGAAAGCTTATCAGATTTCCCAATTCGATGAGCCGATCGGCGAGAACGGCTGGGTGGAGATCGAAGTGGACGGCAAGAAAAAACGCATCGGTATCACCCGCCTCCATTTAGAGGAAGATGCCGGGAAACTGACACATACAGATGAAGGTTACTCCCTCGTTGACTTTAACCGCCAGGGGACGCCGCTGATCGAAATCGTTTCTGAACCGGATATCCGGACGCCGGCAGAAGCCTATGCATACTTGGAGAAGATCAAAGCGATCATCCAGTATACGGGTGTATCTGACGTGCGCATGGAGGAAGGCTCCTTGCGCTGTGATGCCAATATTTCCTTGCGGCCATACGGCCAGGACGAGTTCGGAACAAAGACGGAACTTAAGAACCTGAATTCATTCAGCTACGTCCGCAGAGGGCTGGAGCATGAACAGGTACGCCAGGAGCAGGTGCTGCTCTCAGGCGGTGTCATCCGCCAGGAAACCCGGCGCTTTGATGAATCGACCGGTAAGACCGTCCTCATGCGGGTCAAAGAAGGATCGGATGACTACCGCTACTTCCCGGAACCGGATTTGCTTGATATCATCATTGATGACGCATGGATTGAGCGCGTACTTGGTGAAATTCCGGAGCTGCCGGATGCGCGGAAAGAACGGTATGTCACAGAGCTTGGCTTGCCGGCATATGATGCGGCTGTTTTAACCCTTGCCAAATCAATGTCGGATTTCTTTGAAGCGACTGTCGAAGCGGGAGCTGATCCGAAACTCGCTGCCAATTGGCTCATGGGCGACGTATCGGCTTATCTGAATTCCGTGCAGAGAGAAATCAATGAAACACCGCTTGAGCCGAAAGAATTGGCTGCCATGATTAAATTGATCGAAAAAGGAACCATCTCTTCAAAAATCGCGAAGAAAGTGTTCCGTGAATTGATTGAAAAAGGCGGTTCTGCCGAAGAAATCGTTAAAGCGAAAGGACTCGTGCAGATTTCGGATGAAGGGGAGCTGCTCCGCATGGTGACGAAAACACTTGACGCCAACCCGCAGTCCATCGAAGATTTCAAGAATGGCAAAGACCGGGCGATCGGTTTCCTCGTCGGTCAGATCATGAAAGCGACGAAGGGACAGGCGAACCCGCCGCTTCTGAACAAACTACTGCTTGAAGAAATCGCAAAGCGCTGATCGAAGACCGGAATCCGATGAGGGTTCCGGTTTTCAATAGCATCTTCGATATGAAGGGCGTAAACTGGTGATGAAGGAGTGACTGGATCAATGAGAACAGAACAGCAGTATTTTGAAGATGCATTGCCGCTGGAGAAGTACATGGCGCAGATGGAAGTGCATCAGGAGAAGTCCTATCAAGTCTACGAGCGATTTGAATTGCCGGAAGATGAGGCGTTTTTCGATTTGCTCCGCGAAAAGCAGCCTCACGTGTTGGCGATTACAGAAGATTGGTGCGGCGATGCGATGATGAATAACCCGATCCTGCGGAAAGTCGCCGAGCGGGCAGACTTGGAAATCCGCTGCGTTTACCGGGATCAGAATCTGGAGCTGATGGACCGTTACTTGACGAATGGCGGCCGCTCAATTCCAAAATACATCATTTTATCATCGACTGGAGAAGTGCTTGGGACATGGGGCCCGCGGGCACCGCAGATTCAAGAGTTTGTCATGACGGAAAAAGCCAAGCTTCCGGACCCGGATGATGCACGCTTCGAGCTTCAGCAGAAAGCCTTCCATAGCGATCTCACCGAGCGGTTTGCAAGCAGTGAAGAGTTCTGGCAGCTCGTCTATGAAGACTTGCGCAATACGTTTCGGGAAGCATTGAAGTGACAGCGCAGGGACAATTGGATCAGCAGTCCATATAAGTGCTGGCAACCTTTTTGTGTTTTTACAGTCCTACACGAAGAGAATGAAAAGGAAGGCTGAGTTCTGATGAAACGTGCACGCATAATTTATAATCCGACTTCCGGACGGGAGCTGTTCCGCCGGCATTTGCCGGAAGTGCTGGAGCAGCTGGAACGGGCAGGCTATGAAACCTCTTGCCATGCCACCACAGGACCGGGAGATGCGACAAGAGCGGCAATGTTAGCGGTGAAACGGGAATTTGATGTGGTGATTGCAGTCGGCGGAGACGGGACGCTGAATGAAGTGGTGGCCGGGGTGTCAAATTCCGAAAAAAAACCGAAGATCGGCCTTATCCCGATGGGCACCACGAATGACTTTGCCCGTGCCATTCATATTCCGCGGGATATCAATAAAGCGATCGAGATTATCATACAGGGCAAAACGATTCCGGTGGATGTCGGACTCATGAATGGCAAGCGGCACTTCATTAATATCGCTGGTGGCGGACGGATGACAGAACTGACGTACGAGGTACCGAGTAAGCTGAAAACCGTGCTTGGTCAGATGGCCTATTATCTGAAAGGGATTGAAATGCTGCCGTCTATCCGATCATCAAGAGTACGAATCGAGTATGATGGAAATGTATTGGAAGGCAGCGTCATGATGTTTTTGATCGGCCTGACAAATTCGGTTGGCGGTTTTGAAAAACTGGCACCGGATGCCAGCATCAATGATGGCAAATTTACCTTGCTCATTCTGAAAGAGGTCAATATAGCGGAATTTGTCCGGCTGGCTTCCCTTGCATTGCGCGGTGAACATTTATCAGACCCTAATGTTGTTTATGTAAAAGCGAGCAAAGTGACCGTCACTTCAGAAGAGCGGGTCGTACTGAACCTGGACGGGGAATACGGCGGTGCGCTGCCTGCCGTATTCGAGAATCTGGCGCGCCATATTGAGGTATTTGTCCCGCCTGACTCCGTTGATAAACTGAATTTGAAGTGACAGCCAGACAGCGGGAGGCTCAAGCTCTCCCGCTGTCTTTTTAAGTGTACGCAGCAATAGAGATGAGGAGGCGGATGGATGAAATCGTACAAGACGCTGCTGTTTGATTTGGATGATACACTGCTGGACTTTAAGGCGGCGGAACAGGAAGCGCTTAAATCACTGTTCAGCGCGCAAGGGATGTCGCTGACAGATAAAGTCGCTGCCCGTTACCGGCTTCTCAACAAAGACTTGTGGCAGTCGTTTGAGGAAGGGAAGATAACAAAGGAGGAAGTGATCCATACCCGGTTTGCAAGGCTGTTCGCCGAATACGAAAAAGAAGTGGATGGCCGGGAAATGGATGATGATTACCGAAAACATTTGGAGAGAGGGGTCCAGTTTGTGGCCGGGGCCCGGGAGTTGGTTTCATCGCTTCATGGGAGATTCAGTTTATACATTGTCACGAACGGAATAGCCAGAACTCAATTGAAACGGCTGCATGATTCAGGGCTCTATCCGCTGTTCGATGGCATTTTCATATCAGAAGAATTGAAAGCTCAAAAACCGATGAATGCATTTTTCAAAGCTGTTTTTGCTGAAATTCCTTCCTTTACTCCGGCTGGCACGTTGATTATCGGCGATTCCTTCAATGCGGATATCCGGGGCGGTCAGGCGGCGGGCATCGATACATGCTGGTTTAATCGGCATAACCTTCCCCGTCCCGGCGATATTCAGCCCACATATGAAGTAAGAGAGCTGCAGGAGCTGCAGCGGCTGCTGCAAGATAAACCGGGGAAGCAGAATTGACAAATTGAAAAGCGGTATAAAACAGCCGGCGATCAGACAAGGTCTGATCGCCGGCTGTTTCTGTTTAAAGCATGTCGATTGCCTCATCCTGGTCTTTTGCCAGTTTCGGCAGGTCTTTGAGAGATGCCCAGCGGTACCGGAAGATACGGCCGCTGCCCGGTTCCTTATGCTCCCAGGCACTCGGCCCATTCCCGGTATACTCGAAATGGAAGATATTATGCTCATATGCTTTTTCAATATCCCGTGGATATACCATATGCTTATGGATCTTACCGATAAATACAAGATTTTCCCGTGCAAGACCGGTTTCTTCCGCCACTTTGCGGTATAAGGCATCAATCACCATTTCATTTTCGCCAATTGTGCCGCCAGGTACCTGGAGCCCCTGTTCCGGTTCCCCACTATATTCGAAAATCAGAAGTTCCTGTCCGTCTCCCTCTCCCCGAGTGATGTATGCGTAAACTTTTCGTTTTGTTTCCATAGTAGCTCAGTCCTTTTAATATAGGTATCTATCTAGAATACTAAAAATTTAAATTATTATCAAATCATTTCTTAATCTTGTTGTCACAGCATTTTCATAATTGACCGATTCTATGAGCCGGCCAGGCGTTTTCTCTCTATGGATTAAGGTACAATATAGACATAGAGGAAGGTGAAGGCCATGTATAAACAGCAAGAACGGATGCTGATCTGGCTTTCTTTTATTGTCGGCGGCATTATGTTCCTATCGATTCTCAGCAGAATATTCGGCGGCTGAAGACGAAGCCGCCAGTCAAATCGAAACGTTGCTGGACATAAGGAGAGGAGATGCATAGATGGTCAACGGAGACGCAGTGTTTTACAGTCGGTTACTGACTGAACTGACACTGTCATTTCATATCATTTACGCAACAATCGGAGTCGGAGTCCCGCTTATGATCATGATCGCCCAATGGGTTGGAATCCGGAAAAATGACGAGCATTATATCCTGCTCGCCAGACGCTGGGCGCGCGGTTTTGTCATTACTGTAGCGGTAGGGGTCGTCACTGGAACAGCTATCGGTCTGCAGCTATCGCTGCTATGGCCGAATTTCATGGAATTGGCGGGGAATGCGATTGCCTTGCCACTGTTCATGGAAACGTTCGCGTTTTTCTTTGAGGCCATATTTCTCGGTATCTACCTGTATACATGGGACCGGTTCGAAGATCAGCGGAAGCATTTCCTGCTGCTGATCCCTGTGGCAATCGGCGCGTCATTTTCAGCTGTTTTTATCACGATGGTGAATGCATTCATGAGCTCGCCTCGGGGCTTTGATCTGGTGAGCGGGGAATTGGTGAATATCAATCCGGTCCTTGCCATGTTTACTCCGGCCATGCCGACAAAAGTTTCACACGTTGTGGTGACAGCCTATATGACAGCGGCATTCGTTCTGGCAGCAATTGCTGCGTTCCGTATGTTGCGCGGCTCGGATCACATTTATCATAAAAAGGCATTGTTCCTGACAATGAAACTCGGGCTCATCTTTGCGATTGCCACTGCGATTATCGGTGATTTTTCCGGTAAGTATCTGGCTGTGTACCAGCCGGAAAAACTGGCGGCTGCGGAATGGCATTTCGAAACAGAAGGCGACGCGTCGCTTGTGCTGTTCGGGTTGCTGGAGGGGGAAGAAGTCAGATATGGCCTTGAACTTCCTTACGCACTCAGCATTCTGGCACATGGCAATCCGCGTTCGGAAGTAATCGGGCTGAACGATTTTCCGGCCGATGAGCTGCCGCCGCTGTATATCCATTATTTATTTGATTTGATGGTGACCATTGGTATGGCCCTCACGCTGCTGTCACTCATTTACGTCGCTGCGAAATGGCGCGGATGGAAATTCATCGAATCCCGCTGGTTCCGCTGGCTCATTGTGCTCGGCGGTCCGCTGTCCCTTGTGGCCATCGAGATGGGCTGGTGGTTCACAGAAGTCGGCCGGCAGCCTTGGGTTCTCCGGGGCATCATGCGGACGGAAGAGGCGGCTACAACAAGCGGTCAAGTCGACCTTATGCTGATCCTGTTCGCCGGTCTGTATTTGATCCTGGGTATCGGCAGTATCGTCGTGCTGACGCGTATGTTCCGCCGCAACCCGGTTGAGCAGGAGCTCGCCGACCGAGAAGCCGAAAGAGGAGGTGGCCGGGCATGACACTTGAAATCGTCGGAATATCCGTCTTATGGATGTTCCTCTTCGGATATGTGATCATCGCCAGTGTCGACTTTGGTGCCGGTTTCTTTAATGCCTACAGTGCATTTACAAACAAAGAGCATGTCCTGACGAATATCATTCA
Above is a genomic segment from Planococcus lenghuensis containing:
- the gatB gene encoding Asp-tRNA(Asn)/Glu-tRNA(Gln) amidotransferase subunit GatB, translating into MNFETIIGLEVHVELKTDSKMFSPSPAHFGAEPNTNTNVIDLGYPGVLPVVNKRAVEFGMRAALALNCEIARHTKFDRKNYFYPDNPKAYQISQFDEPIGENGWVEIEVDGKKKRIGITRLHLEEDAGKLTHTDEGYSLVDFNRQGTPLIEIVSEPDIRTPAEAYAYLEKIKAIIQYTGVSDVRMEEGSLRCDANISLRPYGQDEFGTKTELKNLNSFSYVRRGLEHEQVRQEQVLLSGGVIRQETRRFDESTGKTVLMRVKEGSDDYRYFPEPDLLDIIIDDAWIERVLGEIPELPDARKERYVTELGLPAYDAAVLTLAKSMSDFFEATVEAGADPKLAANWLMGDVSAYLNSVQREINETPLEPKELAAMIKLIEKGTISSKIAKKVFRELIEKGGSAEEIVKAKGLVQISDEGELLRMVTKTLDANPQSIEDFKNGKDRAIGFLVGQIMKATKGQANPPLLNKLLLEEIAKR
- a CDS encoding cytochrome ubiquinol oxidase subunit I — encoded protein: MVNGDAVFYSRLLTELTLSFHIIYATIGVGVPLMIMIAQWVGIRKNDEHYILLARRWARGFVITVAVGVVTGTAIGLQLSLLWPNFMELAGNAIALPLFMETFAFFFEAIFLGIYLYTWDRFEDQRKHFLLLIPVAIGASFSAVFITMVNAFMSSPRGFDLVSGELVNINPVLAMFTPAMPTKVSHVVVTAYMTAAFVLAAIAAFRMLRGSDHIYHKKALFLTMKLGLIFAIATAIIGDFSGKYLAVYQPEKLAAAEWHFETEGDASLVLFGLLEGEEVRYGLELPYALSILAHGNPRSEVIGLNDFPADELPPLYIHYLFDLMVTIGMALTLLSLIYVAAKWRGWKFIESRWFRWLIVLGGPLSLVAIEMGWWFTEVGRQPWVLRGIMRTEEAATTSGQVDLMLILFAGLYLILGIGSIVVLTRMFRRNPVEQELADREAERGGGRA
- a CDS encoding NUDIX hydrolase; its protein translation is METKRKVYAYITRGEGDGQELLIFEYSGEPEQGLQVPGGTIGENEMVIDALYRKVAEETGLARENLVFIGKIHKHMVYPRDIEKAYEHNIFHFEYTGNGPSAWEHKEPGSGRIFRYRWASLKDLPKLAKDQDEAIDML
- a CDS encoding thioredoxin family protein, coding for MRTEQQYFEDALPLEKYMAQMEVHQEKSYQVYERFELPEDEAFFDLLREKQPHVLAITEDWCGDAMMNNPILRKVAERADLEIRCVYRDQNLELMDRYLTNGGRSIPKYIILSSTGEVLGTWGPRAPQIQEFVMTEKAKLPDPDDARFELQQKAFHSDLTERFASSEEFWQLVYEDLRNTFREALK
- a CDS encoding YjjG family noncanonical pyrimidine nucleotidase, whose product is MKSYKTLLFDLDDTLLDFKAAEQEALKSLFSAQGMSLTDKVAARYRLLNKDLWQSFEEGKITKEEVIHTRFARLFAEYEKEVDGREMDDDYRKHLERGVQFVAGARELVSSLHGRFSLYIVTNGIARTQLKRLHDSGLYPLFDGIFISEELKAQKPMNAFFKAVFAEIPSFTPAGTLIIGDSFNADIRGGQAAGIDTCWFNRHNLPRPGDIQPTYEVRELQELQRLLQDKPGKQN
- a CDS encoding diacylglycerol kinase; the protein is MKRARIIYNPTSGRELFRRHLPEVLEQLERAGYETSCHATTGPGDATRAAMLAVKREFDVVIAVGGDGTLNEVVAGVSNSEKKPKIGLIPMGTTNDFARAIHIPRDINKAIEIIIQGKTIPVDVGLMNGKRHFINIAGGGRMTELTYEVPSKLKTVLGQMAYYLKGIEMLPSIRSSRVRIEYDGNVLEGSVMMFLIGLTNSVGGFEKLAPDASINDGKFTLLILKEVNIAEFVRLASLALRGEHLSDPNVVYVKASKVTVTSEERVVLNLDGEYGGALPAVFENLARHIEVFVPPDSVDKLNLK
- the gatA gene encoding Asp-tRNA(Asn)/Glu-tRNA(Gln) amidotransferase subunit GatA, with protein sequence MSLFDKTADELQRLIKAGELSFADVTQEAFDRIRELDPEVAAFLQLNEEQATARAKELEQTPASERGPLFGMPIGVKDNIVTEGIETTASSRILEGFIPIYDATVVRKLKDAGMVITGKLNMDEFAMGSSNENSYYKKTKNPWNLQTVPGGSSGGSAAAVAAGEVPFALGSDTGGSIRQPAAFCGVVGMKPTYGRVSRFGLIAFASSLDQIGPVTRTVEDNAKLLQVISGHDDMDSTSADVPVPDFAAALTGDIKGLRIGVPKEYLGEGVSEGARQAVLDALRVLEEKGATWEEISMPHSKYALSTYYLLSSSEASSNLARFDGIRYGYRTNQAENLLDFYMNTRAEGFGDEVKRRIMLGTYALSSGYYDAYYKKAQKTRTLIKQDFDQAFEKFDVIIGPTTPTPSFNIGEKIDDPLTMYANDILTIPVNLAGIPAISVPCGFDNGLPLGLQIIGRPFDEETIYRTAHVFEQATDFHKQKPGLWEVAAK